One Phoenix dactylifera cultivar Barhee BC4 chromosome 8, palm_55x_up_171113_PBpolish2nd_filt_p, whole genome shotgun sequence genomic window carries:
- the LOC103703421 gene encoding uncharacterized protein LOC103703421: MEDLLLPKAIPPPTNHPPITVPNSANTSVSPSTLTVSIRFVAFLSLAAVSLWANYEATKGFEITILSADTHTVAGRRFNLMFVSNGRAAQLVLNSSDFIERLLYPSELYPKKPVRHVTLQLADEDLAEVVAVSPGRGSRDFVIHVSPSVMAEADVRMSAASAVQRAVAQVWLWDGQGRAPRSLLNAMGEYLTMAARLVHHSKHNNFSITLNNSRWDDRNYFDDACFLQYCEERRRGFVARLNRAMMEDWNEHMVDSALGLRSRELCSAYLLLARQQGAPSGSATSFPLI, from the coding sequence ATGGAGGATCTTCTCCTCCCAAAGGCCATCCCCCCTCCCACAAACCATCCTCCCATCACGGTCCCCAACTCCGCTAACACCTCCGTCTCACCCTCCACCCTCACCGTCTCTATCCGTTTTGTTGCTTTCCTCAGCCTCGCCGCCGTCTCCTTGTGGGCAAACTACGAAGCCACCAAAGGCTTCGAGATCACCATTCTCAGCGCCGACACGCACACCGTCGCCGGCCGGCGTTTCAACCTCATGTTCGTCTCCAACGGCCGAGCCGCCCAGCTCGTCCTCAACTCCAGCGACTTCATCGAGCGACTGCTCTACCCCAGCGAGCTGTACCCCAAGAAGCCCGTCCGCCACGTCACCCTTCAGCTGGCCGACGAAGACCTCGCCGAGGTCGTCGCGGTCAGCCCCGGCCGTGGCTCCCGTGACTTTGTGATTCATGTCAGCCCTAGTGTCATGGCGGAGGCCGACGTAAGGATGTCGGCGGCCTCGGCGGTGCAACGGGCCGTGGCACAAGTGTGGCTCTGGGACGGGCAGGGCAGGGCCCCTCGATCGCTCCTGAATGCCATGGGGGAGTACCTGACCATGGCAGCCCGTCTAGTGCACCACTCGAAGCACAATAATTTCTCCATCACACTCAATAATTCGCGTTGGGATGACAGAAACTACTTCGACGATGCTTGTTTCTTACAGTACTGTGAGGAACGGAGGCGGGGATTCGTTGCACGCTTGAACCGGGCCATGATGGAGGACTGGAACGAGCACATGGTGgacagtgcactaggcttgcGATCTCGAGAGTTGTGCTCGGCCTATCTCTTGTTGGCACGTCAGCAAGGAGCCCCATCTGGTTCAGCGACATCTTTTCCCTTGATTTAA